A single genomic interval of Patescibacteria group bacterium harbors:
- the amrB gene encoding AmmeMemoRadiSam system protein B, with amino-acid sequence MSIVFSAIVPHPPILIPTIGKENINQLKATSDSYLELEQDLYASQAETIIIISPHGHLQEEAFTINLSPEFTGDFKDFGDLTTKFNLNGDIGLAHKIREKLETKAPLQLISETKLDHGASIPLYHLTRHLPKIKIIPLYYSGLSLAAHYNFGQILKNELLSSSTRIALIASGDLSHRLSKNAPAGFSPKGKKFDKKLIDCLLKKQTNEIIKFKPELIADAGECGLKSIVILLGIIEVIKYEPQLLSYEAPFGVGYLTMNFKL; translated from the coding sequence ATGTCTATTGTCTTTTCCGCTATTGTCCCTCACCCGCCCATTCTTATACCGACCATCGGCAAAGAAAATATCAATCAGCTTAAAGCCACTTCTGATTCATATTTGGAATTAGAGCAAGATTTATATGCTTCGCAGGCGGAAACTATCATTATCATTTCTCCGCACGGCCATCTGCAGGAAGAAGCTTTCACTATTAACTTAAGCCCTGAATTCACGGGTGATTTTAAAGACTTCGGCGATTTAACGACTAAATTTAATCTAAACGGCGATATCGGCTTAGCCCATAAAATCAGAGAAAAATTAGAGACTAAGGCCCCGCTCCAGCTTATTAGCGAAACCAAGCTTGACCACGGCGCCTCAATCCCCCTCTATCATTTAACCCGGCACTTGCCAAAAATAAAAATAATCCCGCTTTATTATTCGGGATTGAGTTTAGCCGCTCATTATAATTTCGGCCAGATATTAAAAAATGAACTATTAAGCTCAAGCACCCGTATCGCCCTAATCGCTTCCGGCGACCTTTCGCATAGGTTAAGCAAAAACGCCCCGGCCGGCTTTAGCCCTAAAGGAAAAAAATTTGATAAAAAGCTAATTGATTGTTTGCTTAAAAAACAAACCAATGAAATAATAAAATTCAAACCGGAATTAATCGCTGACGCGGGCGAATGCGGCTTAAAATCAATCGTTATCTTGCTTGGCATTATAGAGGTTATAAAATATGAACCCCAGCTTTTATCATACGAAGCGCCTTTCGGCGTCGGTTATTTAACGATGAATTTTAAATTATAA
- a CDS encoding AAA family ATPase: MFDKFTHKSQEAIINAQIIAQDNGQQQIEALHLLASLLAQSESLIKPILEKLGINFRQIEKQTKEIIEKLPKILISASVGTVQGTAEVAMILERAKKEADKIGDEYISTEHLFLSLIGIKSRAQEILISAGVEYMEVLKILGKLRGAQTITDPEPESKFRVLEKYAINLTELARNEKLDPVIGRDEEIRRIMQVLSRRTKNNPVLIGEAGTGKTAIIEGLAQRIVSGDVPETLKGKELISLDLGALVAGSKFRGEFEDRLKAVLKEIKAQGGNIILFIDELHTLVGAGASEGSMDASNMLKPALARGELKAVGATTTREYQKYIEKDAALERRFQPIYVSEPSIEDTIAILRGIKEKYEVHHGVRITDDALIAAAKLSSRYITDRFLPDKAVDLVDEATSALRMEIDSSPDELDALKREIKRLEIEKAGLMKENKQTAKLKEINKKLAALKEKANQLELHWLNEKNIIAKIRLSKKQIDELKIQAEIIERRGDDLTKVAEILYSKIPALMEEVKKQEAELVKIQSAGQRILKEEVDEEDIAKVVARWTGIPVSKMLESEIKKLAKAEEVLNKRVIGQDEAIKSVANAIRRSRAGINEEKKPIGSFMFVGPTGVGKTELAKALAEFMFNDENALVRLDMSEFMEKHSVAKIIGAPPGYVGHDEGGQLTDKIRRRPYSVVLFDEIEKAHPEVFNILLQILDDGRLTDSKGRAVNFKNAIIIMTSNLGNEVIKEYSIGFADTTDVKTAASLRSDEMKEKIDNILKDHFKLEFLNRIDEIVIFKSLNKEVLSKIVDLELAKVETRLKNKEINIKIGLKVKKMLAEKGFDTTYGARPLKRVIQNMILDELALEIIEGKIKQGNKVEIDLGVKDKILMTVK; encoded by the coding sequence ATGTTTGATAAATTCACCCATAAATCCCAAGAAGCCATTATCAACGCGCAAATTATCGCCCAGGACAACGGCCAGCAGCAAATTGAAGCTTTGCATTTACTCGCTTCCCTACTCGCTCAAAGCGAGAGCTTAATTAAGCCGATCCTTGAAAAATTAGGCATTAATTTTCGCCAAATAGAAAAACAAACCAAGGAAATTATAGAAAAACTGCCGAAAATTTTAATTTCCGCCAGCGTCGGCACGGTCCAAGGCACGGCCGAAGTGGCCATGATTTTAGAGCGCGCTAAAAAAGAAGCGGATAAAATCGGCGATGAATACATTTCCACCGAGCATTTGTTTTTATCTTTAATCGGCATAAAATCAAGAGCCCAGGAAATATTGATTAGCGCCGGGGTTGAATATATGGAAGTTCTAAAAATACTGGGCAAGCTAAGGGGGGCGCAAACTATCACCGATCCGGAGCCGGAGTCAAAATTCAGAGTTTTGGAAAAATACGCCATTAACTTAACCGAGCTGGCGCGAAATGAAAAGCTTGACCCGGTCATCGGCCGCGACGAAGAAATCAGGCGCATTATGCAAGTCTTGTCCCGGCGCACTAAAAATAACCCGGTCTTAATCGGCGAAGCCGGCACGGGCAAAACCGCTATCATTGAAGGCCTGGCGCAAAGAATTGTTTCCGGTGATGTGCCGGAAACCTTAAAAGGCAAAGAATTGATTTCGCTGGACCTCGGCGCTTTAGTGGCCGGCTCAAAATTCAGAGGCGAATTTGAAGACCGCCTAAAAGCCGTTTTAAAAGAGATTAAGGCCCAGGGCGGCAACATTATCCTCTTTATAGACGAACTGCACACCTTGGTGGGCGCCGGGGCCTCTGAAGGCTCTATGGACGCCTCTAACATGCTAAAACCGGCTTTGGCGCGGGGAGAATTAAAAGCCGTGGGCGCTACTACTACCCGCGAATACCAAAAATATATTGAAAAGGACGCGGCTTTAGAAAGGCGCTTTCAGCCGATTTATGTCAGCGAACCTTCAATTGAAGATACCATCGCTATTCTGCGCGGCATTAAAGAAAAATATGAAGTGCACCATGGCGTGCGGATTACCGACGATGCTTTAATCGCCGCGGCCAAATTATCTTCCCGCTATATTACCGATCGGTTTCTGCCGGATAAAGCCGTGGATTTGGTTGACGAAGCCACTTCGGCTTTGCGCATGGAAATAGATTCTTCGCCGGACGAATTGGACGCTTTAAAGCGGGAAATAAAACGGCTGGAGATTGAAAAGGCCGGCTTAATGAAAGAAAACAAGCAAACCGCCAAATTAAAAGAAATAAACAAAAAATTAGCGGCTCTCAAAGAAAAAGCCAATCAGCTGGAACTGCATTGGCTTAATGAAAAAAATATCATCGCTAAAATCAGGCTGTCTAAAAAACAAATTGACGAACTGAAAATTCAAGCCGAGATTATTGAGCGGCGCGGCGACGATTTAACCAAAGTGGCGGAAATATTATATTCAAAAATTCCCGCGCTTATGGAAGAAGTAAAAAAACAAGAAGCCGAACTCGTAAAAATCCAATCGGCGGGCCAAAGAATTTTAAAAGAAGAGGTTGACGAAGAAGATATTGCTAAAGTCGTGGCGCGCTGGACCGGCATCCCGGTTTCTAAAATGCTGGAATCGGAAATAAAAAAATTAGCCAAAGCCGAAGAGGTTTTAAATAAAAGAGTTATCGGCCAAGACGAGGCCATTAAATCCGTGGCTAACGCCATCAGGCGCTCGCGAGCCGGCATTAATGAAGAAAAAAAACCTATCGGCTCTTTTATGTTTGTCGGCCCGACCGGCGTGGGTAAAACCGAACTGGCTAAAGCTTTAGCCGAATTCATGTTTAACGATGAAAACGCTTTAGTTAGATTGGATATGAGCGAATTTATGGAAAAACATTCGGTAGCTAAAATAATCGGCGCGCCGCCCGGCTATGTCGGCCATGACGAAGGCGGGCAATTAACCGATAAAATCAGGCGCCGGCCGTATAGCGTGGTGCTGTTTGACGAAATTGAAAAAGCTCATCCCGAAGTCTTTAATATACTCCTGCAAATTTTAGACGACGGCCGCCTGACCGATTCTAAAGGGCGGGCGGTTAACTTTAAAAATGCCATCATTATCATGACCTCAAATCTAGGCAATGAAGTGATTAAAGAATATTCCATCGGTTTCGCCGATACTACGGACGTAAAAACCGCGGCCAGCCTGCGCTCGGATGAAATGAAGGAAAAAATTGACAACATCTTAAAAGACCATTTTAAGCTGGAATTCTTAAACCGCATTGATGAAATCGTCATATTCAAAAGCCTGAACAAAGAAGTTTTATCTAAAATCGTTGACTTGGAACTGGCTAAAGTTGAGACCAGGCTGAAAAATAAAGAAATTAATATTAAAATCGGGCTTAAGGTTAAAAAGATGCTGGCGGAAAAAGGCTTTGATACGACTTACGGCGCCCGGCCGCTTAAGCGGGTCATCCAAAATATGATTTTAGACGAACTGGCTTTGGAAATAATTGAAGGTAAAATCAAGCAAGGCAACAAAGTGGAAATTGATTTGGGCGTAAAAGATAAAATTTTGATGACCGTAAAATAA
- the amrS gene encoding AmmeMemoRadiSam system radical SAM enzyme → MHEAEFYKKSDNLTAACLLCHQACLIKNNSAGVCGVRKNINGQLFSLTYGYPAALNVDPIEKKPLFHFLPGSLSYSLGTLGCNFKCLNCQNWHISQAADIEKKIKNIDFIEPEKIVSGALDNACSSISYTYNEPTIFTEYALEIMKLARQNDLKNIWVSNGYMSGLCLEAISPYLDAINVDLKSMDSEFYKTNCAAKLEPVLDNLIAIKKAGLHLEITTLIIPELSDDYEMLKKTAEFITEELGADTPWHVSKFSPDVAWKLKNTPATPEKIILGAYEIGKSAGLKYVYTGNIPGDERENTYCPVCGQLAIRRFGYEIERLDHHGRCLYCDKSLDILE, encoded by the coding sequence ATGCACGAAGCCGAATTCTACAAAAAATCAGATAATCTAACCGCGGCTTGCCTGCTTTGCCATCAGGCTTGCTTGATAAAAAATAATTCGGCCGGAGTATGCGGAGTTAGAAAAAATATCAACGGCCAGCTCTTCTCTTTGACCTACGGCTATCCGGCGGCCTTAAACGTTGACCCGATTGAAAAAAAACCCTTATTTCATTTTCTACCCGGCAGTTTAAGTTATTCTCTCGGCACGCTGGGCTGTAATTTTAAATGCCTGAACTGCCAAAATTGGCATATCAGCCAAGCCGCTGATATTGAGAAAAAAATTAAAAATATTGATTTTATAGAGCCGGAAAAAATCGTCAGCGGTGCGCTGGACAACGCCTGCTCGTCAATTTCTTATACCTATAATGAGCCGACCATCTTTACCGAATACGCCCTAGAGATTATGAAGCTGGCCAGGCAGAATGATTTAAAAAATATCTGGGTTTCTAACGGCTACATGAGCGGCTTATGCCTGGAAGCAATTTCCCCCTACCTTGACGCCATCAACGTTGATTTAAAATCCATGGATAGCGAATTTTATAAAACAAACTGCGCGGCCAAGCTTGAACCGGTATTAGATAATTTAATCGCCATAAAAAAAGCCGGCCTGCACCTGGAAATAACCACTTTGATTATTCCGGAATTATCCGACGATTACGAGATGCTTAAAAAAACCGCCGAATTCATCACCGAAGAATTAGGCGCCGACACGCCTTGGCATGTTTCCAAATTTTCCCCGGACGTTGCCTGGAAATTAAAAAATACTCCGGCCACGCCGGAAAAAATAATTTTAGGAGCTTATGAAATCGGCAAATCAGCCGGCCTTAAATATGTTTATACCGGCAACATCCCGGGCGATGAAAGGGAAAATACTTATTGCCCGGTCTGCGGCCAGCTAGCCATTCGCCGCTTTGGCTACGAGATTGAACGCCTGGACCATCACGGCCGCTGCCTTTATTGCGATAAGAGTTTAGATATTTTGGAATGA
- a CDS encoding WecB/TagA/CpsF family glycosyltransferase, which yields MGLINILGVNINTFSKKQALAKIQEFLIDGRRHFIITPNPEIILAAGEDKEFFDILNKADLSLPDGVGLKITAWLMGVNFQRITGADLLKDILAIAEAQGRRVAVFNWRGGLSSYQDISQALAVYYPKLQAIAIDLDRQTDVSEGILAPVREFKPGIIFLTLGAPYQEKFIFHNLAKLPSVKIGLGVGGAFDFLTGKLPRAPFWLRKIGLEWLWRLIKQPARWKRIYNAVIVFPVKFLIWLIKRKI from the coding sequence ATGGGTTTAATCAATATATTAGGCGTAAATATTAACACCTTCAGCAAGAAACAGGCTCTGGCTAAAATCCAGGAGTTTTTAATTGACGGCCGGCGGCATTTTATTATTACGCCCAACCCGGAGATTATTCTAGCGGCCGGCGAAGATAAGGAATTTTTTGATATATTGAATAAAGCTGATTTGTCTTTGCCTGACGGCGTTGGCTTAAAAATCACGGCTTGGCTGATGGGCGTTAATTTTCAGAGAATTACCGGAGCTGATTTATTGAAAGATATTTTGGCGATAGCGGAGGCGCAGGGCAGGCGAGTGGCGGTTTTTAACTGGCGAGGCGGGCTATCAAGCTATCAAGATATATCGCAGGCGTTGGCCGTTTACTATCCAAAATTGCAAGCCATAGCCATTGACTTGGATCGGCAAACTGATGTGTCGGAGGGCATACTAGCGCCAGTGCGCGAATTCAAGCCGGGAATAATTTTTTTAACTTTAGGCGCGCCTTATCAGGAAAAATTTATTTTTCATAATTTGGCCAAGCTGCCGTCCGTTAAAATCGGGCTGGGCGTTGGCGGAGCGTTTGATTTTTTAACCGGCAAGCTGCCACGCGCGCCTTTTTGGCTTAGAAAAATAGGCTTAGAATGGCTCTGGCGATTGATTAAACAGCCGGCCAGATGGAAAAGGATTTATAACGCGGTCATAGTTTTCCCGGTTAAATTTTTAATTTGGTTGATTAAAAGAAAAATTTAA
- a CDS encoding GIY-YIG nuclease family protein — protein sequence MRKEYQFFVYILSNYERTTLYVGFTNNIIRRMIEHKNGLGSKFTKLYKLTDLLYYEQHQYVNDAISREKEIKKWRREKKINLIKSKNKMMNDLSDKLFSEYDISEKEIKDYVGSLKNN from the coding sequence ATGCGAAAAGAATACCAATTTTTTGTTTATATTTTAAGCAATTACGAAAGAACAACTTTATATGTAGGTTTTACTAATAATATAATAAGGAGAATGATTGAACATAAAAACGGCCTAGGCTCTAAGTTTACTAAATTATACAAGTTAACAGATTTACTTTATTACGAACAACACCAATATGTTAACGATGCCATTTCCAGAGAAAAAGAAATAAAAAAATGGCGTCGCGAAAAAAAGATTAATTTGATAAAATCAAAAAATAAAATGATGAATGATTTAAGCGATAAGTTATTTTCAGAATATGATATTTCCGAAAAAGAAATTAAAGATTATGTAGGTAGTTTAAAAAATAATTGA
- the gltX gene encoding glutamate--tRNA ligase, translating into MSNIRVRFAPSPTGFLHIGSLRPVLFNYLIAKTLNGELILRIEDTDQKREVQGAVKGLIDILDWVGIKFDEGPHVGGGFGPYTQSQRLEIYKEHIEALLKKGEAYYCFCTSERLTEMRERQQAEKKPPRYDRACRELAKEEVEKKIKAGEKFVIRQKMPVGGEIIVHDELRGDIKFAARDLEDQVLIKSDGMPTYQFASVVDDHLMAISHVLRGDEWLSSFPKNILLYNAFGWPAPKFIHLTLTLNKEGGKLSKRQGDVAVEDYRSKGYLPEALLNFCVLQGWHPSASAKAPKEKTDEILNLDEMIEYFDYKDMGISPAVFDIEKLDYFNGYYIRRMSLEKLTKLCLPFMGENLKLTRDTRKQANDFMEKVIGLEQERLKKLSEIGELTKFFFLDNLEYPEEMLIWKNLTLKQAKANLKELAALLEKIPEADWLKETIEKTLLDYIKDKGAKNGDYLWPLRVALSGQKFSPPPFAIAAILGKKESLDKINKNK; encoded by the coding sequence ATGAGCAATATCAGAGTTCGTTTCGCTCCATCGCCGACCGGTTTCCTGCATATCGGCAGCTTAAGGCCGGTTTTGTTTAATTATCTGATAGCGAAAACTTTAAACGGTGAATTGATTTTAAGGATTGAGGACACGGACCAAAAAAGGGAAGTTCAAGGCGCGGTTAAAGGCTTAATTGATATTTTAGACTGGGTGGGCATAAAATTTGACGAAGGGCCGCATGTTGGCGGCGGATTCGGGCCATATACCCAATCGCAAAGGCTGGAAATTTATAAAGAGCATATTGAAGCGCTTTTAAAAAAGGGCGAGGCTTATTATTGTTTTTGCACTTCTGAAAGATTAACCGAGATGCGCGAGCGCCAGCAGGCGGAAAAAAAACCGCCGCGCTATGACCGCGCCTGCCGCGAGCTCGCCAAAGAAGAAGTTGAGAAAAAAATTAAAGCCGGAGAAAAATTCGTTATCAGGCAAAAAATGCCTGTGGGCGGAGAAATTATTGTCCATGATGAACTGCGCGGCGATATAAAATTCGCGGCCCGCGATCTGGAAGACCAAGTTTTAATAAAATCAGACGGCATGCCGACTTATCAATTCGCTAGTGTAGTTGATGATCATCTTATGGCCATCAGCCATGTCTTAAGAGGCGATGAATGGCTTTCCAGTTTCCCCAAAAATATTTTATTATATAACGCCTTCGGCTGGCCAGCGCCGAAATTTATTCACCTAACCTTAACTTTAAATAAAGAAGGCGGTAAATTAAGCAAGCGCCAGGGCGACGTAGCGGTTGAGGATTACCGCTCTAAAGGCTATCTGCCCGAAGCTCTATTGAATTTTTGCGTCTTGCAGGGCTGGCATCCTTCGGCGTCGGCTAAAGCGCCAAAAGAAAAAACCGATGAAATTTTAAATTTGGATGAAATGATTGAATATTTTGATTACAAAGATATGGGGATCAGCCCGGCGGTTTTTGACATAGAAAAATTAGACTATTTCAACGGTTATTATATCAGGCGGATGTCATTGGAAAAATTAACTAAATTATGCCTGCCGTTTATGGGCGAAAATTTGAAATTAACTCGCGATACAAGAAAACAAGCCAATGATTTTATGGAAAAAGTTATCGGGCTGGAGCAGGAAAGGCTTAAGAAATTATCCGAGATAGGGGAGTTGACAAAGTTCTTTTTTTTGGATAATCTTGAATATCCGGAAGAAATGCTGATCTGGAAAAATTTAACTCTTAAGCAGGCGAAAGCGAACCTTAAAGAGCTGGCCGCTTTGCTTGAAAAAATTCCCGAAGCCGACTGGTTGAAAGAAACGATTGAAAAAACTCTGCTTGATTACATTAAAGACAAAGGCGCTAAAAACGGCGATTATCTCTGGCCTTTGCGCGTAGCGCTTTCCGGCCAAAAATTCAGCCCGCCGCCTTTCGCCATCGCCGCGATTCTAGGCAAAAAAGAAAGTTTAGATAAAATTAATAAAAATAAATAA
- a CDS encoding peptidoglycan DD-metalloendopeptidase family protein, with the protein MGTSNRVKKIIKLIIPILFLGLFLTAPDFSYGQAEAGQNEEVRQINKDIQEKKDRIKKIQDQQAVYEALIKKKQSEKASLNNQLAILENRLAKAALDIESAQTEIDRTNLEIDKVNLEIKAKDEQILNQKEHIASVVRLMQKQDDKSTLEILLLNGTLNDFVSQVKYLEDINKEIGQSLETLKQYKKDLEAQQKDLNGKKRELSGLKVELENRKSGLATEQQNKAYVLDQTKSSEREYQRLLALAKQEQQRAESDIVSLEKTVRAKLSKISGQALEFNDAGFIWPVTKNMVMATFHDPDYPFRYIFEHPAIDIRAGQGSALRAAASGYVAIAKNAGKGYSYIMIVHGNGLATVYGHVSKIYVQADEYVVQGQAIGLSGGMPGTNGAGSLTTGPHLHFEVRLNGIPVNPLEYLP; encoded by the coding sequence ATGGGAACTTCTAACAGGGTAAAAAAAATTATTAAGTTAATCATACCTATATTATTTTTAGGCCTGTTTTTAACCGCGCCTGATTTTAGCTATGGCCAGGCTGAAGCCGGGCAAAACGAAGAAGTCAGGCAGATAAACAAAGATATTCAGGAAAAAAAAGACAGGATTAAAAAAATCCAGGATCAGCAGGCGGTCTATGAAGCGCTGATTAAGAAAAAACAGAGCGAAAAAGCCAGCCTGAATAACCAGCTGGCGATTTTAGAAAACCGTTTGGCTAAAGCCGCTTTGGATATTGAAAGCGCGCAGACCGAGATTGACCGGACGAATTTAGAGATAGACAAAGTCAACCTGGAAATTAAGGCTAAAGATGAGCAGATTTTAAATCAAAAAGAGCATATCGCGTCAGTCGTTAGATTGATGCAAAAGCAAGACGATAAATCAACTTTGGAAATATTGCTTCTGAACGGCACTTTGAATGATTTTGTCAGCCAGGTTAAATATTTGGAAGATATAAATAAAGAAATCGGCCAGAGTTTGGAAACTTTAAAGCAATACAAAAAAGATTTGGAAGCCCAGCAGAAAGATTTGAACGGAAAAAAGCGGGAATTATCCGGCTTGAAGGTAGAGCTGGAAAACAGAAAAAGCGGCCTGGCTACGGAGCAGCAAAACAAGGCGTATGTTTTAGACCAGACTAAATCTTCGGAAAGAGAATACCAAAGGTTATTGGCATTAGCTAAACAAGAACAACAGCGGGCTGAGTCCGATATCGTCAGCCTGGAAAAAACCGTCAGGGCAAAATTATCTAAAATTTCCGGCCAAGCCTTGGAATTCAATGACGCGGGTTTTATCTGGCCGGTGACGAAAAATATGGTTATGGCGACTTTCCATGATCCGGACTATCCGTTCCGCTATATTTTTGAGCATCCGGCCATAGATATCAGGGCCGGTCAAGGCAGCGCCTTAAGGGCCGCGGCTTCAGGCTACGTGGCCATAGCTAAAAACGCGGGTAAAGGCTATAGCTATATTATGATAGTGCATGGCAACGGGCTGGCTACGGTTTACGGGCATGTGTCAAAAATCTATGTCCAAGCCGATGAATACGTAGTCCAGGGGCAGGCGATCGGCCTTTCGGGCGGCATGCCGGGCACTAACGGAGCCGGCTCGTTAACCACCGGGCCGCATCTGCATTTTGAAGTCCGCTTAAACGGAATTCCGGTTAATCCTTTGGAATATCTGCCGTAA
- a CDS encoding cell division protein FtsQ/DivIB, with protein sequence MLFRRNSLKKINRFGSNRRKYVYSAKAYKNPFFQNKRTADIKPGWLKNKSKLAIFAAAIIILILVWLLFFSTLFKIQKIEVNGVRESLTGEIESIAWDLARDRLAGKNNLLLYNKSDLIKILNEKYYLDDLTVKRKLFHTLTINLREKQQAAVWREDEQYYYLDGDGNVINQTDPLNINDGSYPLIENLTAVKIDGRQANINKEAIGYILNLFNEFKEKKHNFAIERFIVDKDINTVKMAILSGPKVYFNIKAPVAEQAAKLDLIIREKLKNDFKAAREYIDLRYANNVYLK encoded by the coding sequence ATGTTATTCAGGAGGAATAGCCTTAAAAAAATAAATCGGTTCGGCTCAAATAGAAGAAAATACGTTTATTCGGCCAAAGCTTATAAAAATCCTTTTTTTCAAAATAAAAGAACCGCGGATATAAAGCCGGGCTGGCTGAAAAATAAAAGCAAGCTGGCTATTTTCGCCGCCGCTATTATAATTTTAATCCTAGTTTGGCTGTTATTTTTTTCAACTCTGTTTAAAATCCAAAAAATAGAAGTCAACGGCGTTCGTGAAAGCCTAACCGGCGAGATAGAATCAATCGCTTGGGATCTCGCGCGGGACAGGTTGGCGGGAAAAAATAATCTATTGCTTTATAATAAAAGCGATTTGATAAAAATTTTAAACGAAAAATATTATTTAGACGATTTAACCGTTAAAAGAAAATTATTTCATACTTTAACCATAAATTTGCGCGAAAAACAACAAGCCGCGGTTTGGCGCGAAGATGAGCAATACTATTATCTGGACGGCGACGGCAACGTCATAAACCAAACCGATCCTTTAAATATTAACGACGGAAGCTACCCTTTAATAGAAAACCTGACCGCCGTTAAGATAGACGGGCGGCAAGCCAATATAAATAAAGAGGCGATAGGCTATATCCTGAATTTGTTTAATGAATTCAAGGAGAAAAAACATAATTTCGCGATTGAAAGATTTATTGTTGATAAAGACATTAACACCGTTAAAATGGCGATTTTATCCGGGCCAAAAGTTTATTTTAACATAAAAGCGCCCGTAGCCGAGCAAGCGGCCAAACTTGATTTAATCATTAGAGAAAAATTAAAAAACGATTTTAAAGCCGCTAGGGAGTATATTGATTTAAGATACGCCAATAATGTTTACCTGAAATAA
- a CDS encoding Mur ligase family protein, protein MNDISNGVKIIFKQILKYYLKFITKIVLLIHRPLIISVTGSTNEFFVKSEIKRRLEQAGYDVRSNPKNFNTEIGLPLAILNLSSGYNSYKNWLPIIWRAFISLFKPTFPKILVLGLGIDKRGDMKYLMSLVKPKIAIVTDITQRYIESFSDMDDLVGEYKHFVESINENGYLILNYDNRRIKKLSGFTKAKVIFFGLEKNTPSLNNHWLGEITEKTSSGQTVAVTDGNETKNYSINRFGEHHAYALLIGLIVKKIIINLK, encoded by the coding sequence ATGAATGATATTTCTAACGGGGTGAAAATAATTTTCAAGCAAATCTTAAAATACTATTTGAAATTTATTACCAAAATAGTTTTATTGATTCATCGGCCGCTGATTATCAGCGTCACCGGCAGCACCAATGAATTTTTCGTTAAAAGCGAAATTAAGCGCCGACTGGAACAAGCCGGATATGACGTTAGATCAAATCCTAAAAATTTCAATACCGAAATCGGACTGCCGCTAGCCATTCTGAATTTATCCAGCGGCTATAATTCTTATAAAAATTGGCTGCCGATTATTTGGCGGGCTTTTATATCGTTATTTAAGCCAACTTTCCCTAAAATTTTAGTATTAGGCCTGGGCATAGACAAGCGCGGCGACATGAAATATTTAATGTCATTAGTTAAGCCGAAAATCGCCATTGTCACCGATATTACCCAGCGCTATATTGAAAGTTTTTCCGATATGGACGACCTAGTAGGGGAGTATAAGCATTTTGTTGAGTCAATTAACGAAAACGGTTATTTAATTTTAAATTACGACAACCGGCGGATTAAAAAACTTTCCGGATTTACAAAAGCCAAAGTTATTTTTTTCGGTTTAGAAAAAAACACGCCTAGCCTTAATAATCATTGGCTGGGCGAGATAACGGAAAAAACCTCAAGCGGGCAAACCGTAGCGGTTACCGACGGCAATGAAACAAAAAATTATTCAATAAACCGCTTCGGCGAGCACCACGCTTACGCCCTGCTGATCGGCTTAATAGTCAAAAAAATTATAATAAATTTAAAATAA